The Osmerus eperlanus chromosome 9, fOsmEpe2.1, whole genome shotgun sequence genomic sequence GCGTATTGAGGTGTGTATTCGGAGTGTACTGAGGTGTGATGTCTgctgtgtgtaaggtgtgtgtctgaggtgtgtgtgaggtgtgtgtaaggtgtgtctgaggtgtgtgtgaggtctcaCCTGTGCATGTGAGCCAGCTGCCAGTGTCTTGCTGCATTTCTCACACTTCAGACAGGGCCTGTGCCAGTCCTTCCCCAGGGATGTCACCCGCTCCGCTGCCAAGGCAACGGCAGACATGATTATTGGATGATCAATGTCACACTCATCTTTCCACCCACACACtttgaaatacacacacacacacaaaaggcacTGTAGTCTGCAGAGGGCGTGATAGAGTCATTTTGGGTTTACGCTATTATTATTCTATATTATGTTGTGAGACTGTGATTAGAATTTAAGGAGGCGCTTTGAGTGCAAGAAAGGCACATTACAAATTATATAATaattacaaataataataataattattattacactGACAAAGCACCAGACCATACTAGATGATCCCAGAGTAGGGACAGAGTGTTACGTCTATGCTCTACAGGTGTGGTCTGAACCAGGGGAACATTATCTGTGCTCTTCCATCACATCAGATGAGGGAGACGTGGGAACATtgtctgactggctgggtgTGGTGCTTggctcccctccctcatcctccctccctcatcctccctcccctctcctccctcccctctccctccctcatcccccctcccctctccctccctcatcctccctcccctatcctccctcccctctccctccctcatcccccctcccctctccctccctcaccccccctcccctcgcatCATAAAGTCTGATAAAAGAACGTCTTGATCTGTTGGGTTGGGCCCCGGAGACAAGGACTTTAACGAGCAGCGATGTTGACGGTTGTAAAACCAGCGAGGGCAGATGTGGTCATGTGCCTCTGGGTGTTTTTACGACCGTTTGGGATGAGTAGGACCTCCTCAGGACCGCAGAGCACAGCCGTCACGAGGGAGGGAGCGGCCAAACGGCGAGCAGGAAACTCGATGCCGGACGACCCTGAGACAACCACTCCTCCCACGCAAATACCGTCTGGAAACGGCGATAGGAGGAAGAAAAAGTTTTGGGGTTTTGGAGCACTGAGGCTATCTAACACTGCCCATAAATACGTTGTGAGAATCCCATTATGACCATCTGAGGGTCTAAATGTGCATGAGGGGCTCGCTAAAGTCTGGTGCAAGAGAAGATGTTAAACAAAcgtttttacattgaaatgacGGAACAGTGTGAGCTCACAGCTGATATACAGGCTAAATAACCTTATAGCCCTTATGCTGTATGTGGGTGTACATCAGAAGGATGGAAGTGAATATGTCTGCTGGATTTATATTTTGGCTGTGTGTTTCagcccagtgtgtctgtgtgtttcagcccagtgtgtctgtgtgtttcagcccagtgtgtctgtgtgtttcagtccagtgtgtctgtgtgtttcagtacagtgtgtctgtgtgtttcaggccagtgtgtctgtgtgtttcagtccagtgtgtctgcgtgtttcaggccagtgtgtctgtgtgtttcagcccagtgtgtctgtgtgtttcagcccagtgtgtctgtgtgttacaggccagtgtgtctgtgtgtttcagcccagtgtgtctgtgtgtttcaggccAGTGGGTGTGGCTTGACTGTATTCCAGCAGACTCTGGTTGGGTAAGGCGGAACAGAATCCAGGCCAAGTCTTCACTAATGACTGCACTTTACTTCCAATAACAAGTCACAGCAAGCAAGAAACAGTgggccctgcctccctgccttcttggtgcccctgcctctctcctccctctctgcctctcggctgcctctgcctctctgtccccctgcctccctgctgcctctgcctccgGGCCAAACTAGCATGGTGTTAAGCTCCACAGGTTAAGCTCTTAAGTTTGTGTCAAATACGTTTGGTTGTTGTGATGAATGAGGAAAGCCTTCACTCCTCATCACTCAAGCCTCAGGTTTTgtgagtgtttctgtctgtgtgtgtgtgcgggtgtttctgtgtgtgtttctcttgtgtgtgtgttcgtgcacCATGGAGAGAAGCGATGCGTGACAGGGGTAGTGAGAGACAAAAGAATAGACGGATCTGCTCTTTGCATCACGGGACGAGGACTTCGTAGCTATGTGGAGGGCGTccaacactcacgcacacatgaTTCTGTGGAAAAACACCCAAATGGGGAAACGTTCAACCATTTACTCAATGAGCTTTCTCAATGTCTCTACACTAATCACAAGACCGGGTAACTGTGTCCTGTGAAGACAAAGGCATTTTCCTTCCTTCTACATCCAGATATTTTATGGATGCTTGTGGACAGACTTTTCTCGTCatagatgagaggagatgatgaGGAGAAACGCTTAACTGTCATGAAACAATCGTGGGAATTTGAGCTTTGCAGAAATCTTTGCACAAAAAGCGATTTTTAAAGGAGAAACGAGATAAACTGTGGATAAACCACAGAGAGAACTGGGTACTGCTGAGATACAGTAAACACTCGTATCTAATTGTAGTTCCTGGGTAATTTCCTACACAGACTGAGGATTGTTGacaattaccccccccccctctccctctctatgtgCCAGTGATCCTGAAGCTAATTCTAGGCAGGGTGGATTTTATTGTTTCCCTCTCTGGAAACAGAGTGAATTTTCCCTCCATCGCTCAGAGGACGGCAGCAGCAGTAGCATGATTGCTTCCATCTGATGGCCCAAGCAATAGTCAGACtagtcaagagagagagagagagtgagggagagagagagagagagagagagagagagagagagcgagagggaaaaaTGGAAATAGATAGCAGGAGGatggaaaagaaaaaagagggggtaaaatggaaaaacacaaacaagagTTAAGAGGAGTACACAGACTGATCCCAGAGgaaacagaatcagaatcagaatcagaatgggatttattcgccatgaaagtttgcacagacaaggaatttgctttggcaggaaggtgcatacaataaacatatacctaaaatttaaatatgtggactatctatactaagggtacataaactagcagtactagtggggggagaggggcaggccaTCAGGATGGGGCTAGGAGATCAACTGCATGGAGAGCAGAGGACCAGCATAGACCAGATTGGGGATGAGGGCCTAGGAGCCTGACAGCTGCAGCTGGAGTTATGTTCATCAACACGGCTCATAGCACAGCTGCAGAGCCAAACCGACACCTCGAAATATGATGTGAAGCGAACATTTGAGAAGAGAAAACTGATAACACATGCTCCAGGGTTGAGAATACAAAGCTTTGTTTCAATTTCTCTCCAGCCCTAAGGATTCCTATTCTAAACTGTGTTTTTTCCACcacatgaaagaaagaaaaaaagagaaaccaTTGAAACAAATCTGTGCTTGTTTTGGCTCAAAGGGGAAAGTTAATCTgcggaaaggaaaggagaagagacgtCTCCCAGAGAGGTCGATCCATCTGACTGACAGTCCGAACCGAACGCTCCCTCCACAGAGCCTCTCTGTGCCTCCTGAGACGAAGCGGCTACTTAACTCAGGCGAACGTGGTGAATGAATCAGGATCATGGCACAACATAAAAAAAGGCCTTCCATCATTTCCCCAGATGCCGGAGTCAGTCCTGCTTCCATGGAATGCCCTGGAGAATGACTCAACCATGTCTGACTAGACCCTGGGTTCTTCTTCTCATGTCTCTCGGAGGCCATCGCTCATGAGAAGAAGAAAAGCATCCTCTCGAAGGGAAAATCCTTTTCAGATGTTTCAGATAACACCACAGAAGCTCTTTATTCCTGCCAGTAGCAGTAGACCTGGTGGAGGCACAGTTGAGTGAGGCTGTGCCTCCACTGTGCCCTGCCCTGGTGAGTCGGGAAGGGCTTTGCCTCACTGGCCCTGGCTTATCATCTACTGATAACCTCTGCGTTGCAAAATTAGTTTATGTAAAATTTGACATGCAAATCCTGAGATGAACGTATAGATGTGTATGGCTTGCCAGCTAATCAGACTGACTGGCCATTGTTTGTCTAGAGATAGTAACATAGAGTGCTGTGAGCAAGATGCTATGagcaaaacatttctagcttgACTACTATCATCACTTCAAAAACGGAGATCATTTTCGACCAAATTCTTAAGATGTTCTTAAGATATAAAAGTAAAGGTTGGTGAGCAAAATAATATTTGTTCTTCTAAATAATGAACTTAAGACTTCCCGACCGTGAGGGACAAGGGACAAATTGTACTATTTTAACGATCTAAATAGCGGCTTAAACATAGTGAAATATTCAGACATGCTTTCATTTTACAGAACAGGAAATAGCGGATAAATCCACGTCAGATTGACCCAGGGTTGCGGTACAACTGCATGAACCAGCAGAACTCTACTGCAGCAACAAAAACAAAGACTTATCAGATAAACtgagattattattatttttgctcaAACGAATAAACATACAATTTCAACATGACAATTAATTTGTCAATTAACAGAATTAAAAAAATCTTACCAAAGTAAACCTCCTTTTCGCATTTTGGGCACTTGGGCATTTTTGCAAAATTAAGTGATGATctccaagagagaaagagagaaagtatcCTGAACTTGTACTGCtgcctacctgtgtgtgttaacaACCACGCCTCGTTCTGAACACCAGATGTGCGCGGGGACGCGTATTTATACCACTCAGGAAATAGTTTGCGCTCGGTGaaactttttctttttgaatagggagggagaggcttTGTGGGCGCGCTTGCGTCGTAGGAGAATGTGCGCGTGTATGTAGCGAGGGTGTATGTATgccacaaaaatatttttttctgatGTGCAGTTGCCTTGAATTTGCACCGAACCTAGGTAATGTAATATTGATCTTGTCCCTCAAATATAATAAAGCGATTAAAACGTCCCCAAAAAGTTGTCAAAGAGTGACATGCTATAATTGTGTAACTAAATCACAATACTGTTCATTGAAAGAACTATATTTAGTCATAATGACATTAGGTAGGCTGTTTTAACTGCATGGTTCTTAGAAATATTTGCACATCATTTATGGCCATGCTTTTCATGTAGGAGCAACACCTAGTGTCAAAGTTCATCATGCTGTGCATCCAGGTGTTGATTTCAGCCAAACACAATCTACTCCCAAGAACTGGTGTTCCACATTGAGAACAGACAGCAGGGGCAGGTCAAAAAAGGTTTAGCCCCCAAAAAAGAAGAAAGTATTGAGCTTCTGTAGGGAGTTCTGAGGGAATGCCTGATCGAGCCTGGTCTAGGATATGAGTTGTTGTGACTCACAAGCGGTAGAAATGTTGTCAATTCAGCTGCCTCATTCCTACACAGATCTGCTCCTTAACCCCAGTCAGTCTAATGGCAGAATTCCACCTCAGAAAactttatatatattattattttttacatttaatttaatttattacCACATCTACCGTATTTATTACTACATCGACCCTATACCATTAAGAAAAGATGTACCCTGAATCAAACCTTATTTCTCAAAACCTGTTTGCAGCTTCATATCGCATCCAGTGTGCCCAGCGACAGTGGTGGAAACAGGAGGTTGTGATGGTTGATAGGAATGGGATTTCATGTGTAGTGAAGGTCTTAGATCTCTGTGTCTGAACACCCCTTTAGCGAGAAACTGATAGGCGCTCGCCCAGTTCAGCTCTGCTCTGAAAGCAGACGTTTGAAATGGGATCTGTCTGTCAATCATCCCTCCTGTTCACCACAGCGCTTCAAGGAAACCTTGCACACCGTGCAAAGTTATCTCGATATGGGAGCATTATCGAATGTGACATTGACGTAGGGCGGTTTATGGGCTCACCCTTGGGTCAGGTTTGATCTCCCTGAGAATGATGACATCATGCGTGCTAGCGTCCATGCATCCAGCCCGAACCCAGCCTTGTCCCAGCTTCTGTGTATTAGTTACCGATGGCAGTGTAACTGGGATGTGATcacacacagtgctgtgttGTCACAAATGTCTCAATTTGGCACGGGGAATATTTTGATAGCTTGCTCAGAAGGACCTGCCCTCTGGTTGTTGTGTATTGGTCCCGTCATTACCTGAGAAAGGAAATGACAGTTTTACACTCTCTCGGCGCTCCCTCTCAAACTTATACGCCCTAACCAGGGGGTTCAAAGATTAACCTGATGTCATAACCCACCTGAGAATGTTTGACACAGAAAAGTGGTAAAGACAATTTGTCTGTGTTTAAGTAGGCTTGAGGGTGTTAACTGTGTAAACACGTACTGAGCTTTAAGCATACACtcatacacgcacaaacacacacaccttgcgtgcctctttctctctctgtgtgctccCACGCTGTTGGCTGACTTCGAAACGATAACAAGGTCTCGGACCATCCCTTTAATGagctcaccatggcaaccaaacAACGAACCATCCCACCGCCGTGGAATATTCATGAACAGAACCCAGACTTTGGTCCCAGCCTGTTGAGGGTgggtggaagaggggaggagcagggcagcACGTTTATTTTAGTCCCTGACCTGGTCATCTGAACTAGACAGGAATTACAGCTGGGAGTAAAGTTGAGAGAGTTGCCCTGAAAAATATGTCAAGCACAGCGTTGGGAAAGGGCTTCAAGGTCGGAAATGACGGCCGCTGGAATATCAAAGGCCGCTCTTGTTATGGTTGTGTGTCCCAGATTGTGGGTTGTTTGTGTTGGGACATTCAGCATCCAGTCTTCTAGAATGAGATGCAGTTCAGGAGATGTTCCTGGGATgagctcttcttctgtggtttccTGTCTGGAAGCAGTTAGATGGGATCAGGTGGGCGTGCCAGCAGTGCCCGCAGGAGAAGCCTCATCAGGGGGGGTAATCTGTGCCAGGTCTCCCTGCTGCCACCCTGGAGGtccaggtgggggtggggggaggtcttGCTTCAGCTCCCTGCCCTCGGTGATGGGAGTGGGGGGTCGTCTTGACTGGGCTCCAGGCGTTCCTCTCTGTGACCCCAGCCTGGCGCATGTTTTGTCACTCCCTCCTGGCCTGCGATTACACTCCCTCGTTCCCTGGTCACCAGCCTCTCCTTTCACTCAGGAAGGCTCCTCATGGGGTCTTGGTCAAAACAAGCATTACATCTGAGGCACAAAGCAATAGGacaagatggaaggagagatagaggaaggcaCAGAGATAAGAAAGTGGATGGGTGAGACAccaagcgagggagggagagggagggagggagggagggagggagggagggagggagggagggagggaaggaaggaaggaaggaaggagggagggagggagggagggagggagggagggagggagagggagggagggagggagggagggagggagggagagggagggagggagggagggagggagggagagggagggagggagggagggagggagggagggggagagggagagggagagggagagggagagggagaggagaagttaAGAAGATAATTCTGTGTAAACAGAAAGTCTTATGTACActgtcctgaatggagagaacaTCTAAACTGATAAACTGGACGACATTTAAAACTCTTAGTTCCCTGTTCCCTCACAGTTAGTGAAAGCGTTCATTTATTACTGTGAATCCATTACATATCCATGCTCTGCCTGCTCCTTTTGAACCAGGAAATTTGGGGTTTCTTTTATGAGACTGGGAACACTGTAGTTACTGCAAATGATGGATGGAAGTGTATCTGGGGGGATCAGAGGAGAGCGCAGCACTAACATACTTTAGCTCCGTGATTAGGTAATCAGGGATGGAAACAAAACAATCCATGGTAGTGTCGGTCATCACTCCTGTAAATCTGTCAGAcaacgagagggagggaaggagaaaggcagggagagtgagggagggaggtatggagggagagatagaaggagggagggtgagcaggaggaacagagagtcAGTGGCGGGAGAGAGACATGTTTCAGACCGGTGTGGGGCCAATGAGGCTTGTAGCCAGGAGAGTGAAGAATTTGTAGAACTCAGTGTTCCCATTCCAACCAGACATAATCTTTTTACTATGAAACTGTAAGACAGTGAGTCACAAACAAGGAAGAACATGTGattcatgcacacaaacacacaaatgcttttgttgctcacacacaaacacacgctcatgCTTTTgttgctcacacacaaacacacacaggcttgtttGACATTATTTTTGTAAGAACCGACAATTCACGCTGATTTAAAATGGTGTCATCCCCAacccctgaccctaaccttTAGCTTGAACCACAGCACCaattctaaccctaaacccCCTCAAACTAAAGGTTGTAAGTAAAAATTCCCCACAATGTCAACTTATTTTACTTTACTTGTGCGAACGTCTGGTcaaacaagaccacacacaaacacacacacactgacagtggCCATCCATGGGTTCATCCATGGGTTCATCCATGGGTTCATCCATGGGTTCATCCATGGGTTCATCCATGGGTTCATCCATGGGTTCATCCATGGGTTCATGATCTGAAGCTTTGAGTAATCCTGATGCTCACCATTCCATCACACAGCACAGATAACCCTCCACTGTGATCTCATCTGAACAGaaagcacagacacacccaggcTTTGATCTGGTTGCTAGGGCGATCAGTAGTTTCCCACATCAGAGACACCTGCGATGTCACAATGCCTGCTGTGATTAGAGCAGTTTAACGATAGTTCTAGAAAGGTAGTGACTGCGTTAGTGATttgatgtgtgtcagtgtgtctacCATATTGGAGATCCGCTAGGAAACACATACAGAATCTGAATCTGAATCAGAGTCAGCTTTATTTGCCAAGTAcgtttgcacaaacaaggaatttactatggcaggaAGGTGTATAGGGTAAACAGAAGGTGCATATGGCAAATACAATGTGTATTGAGAGATACAGACTTCTCTAAAAACATCTACTGTAACTCATTTAGTTCAGAACTGATTTTCATTCAATTTGGTTTGTCATAAACATGATAAATTGAACATGATAACCAGTAACTGAATATATATTCCAAGGATTACCAGTATCATGTTCAATTTCTCAGTACACATTGTATATATTTACTAACGGATCTTGAGGGCTCAAATATAGCAGATGTGCAGATGTAGAGCAGCAACAAACAGCAGTGGCCAATGAGCTATCTACCTTTTTATATCTGAGTGAAACCACAGTGGAGAATGTGacacacctttaccacaagCACCCTTCTGGAACCTTCCATAGAAACACTGCAAACGGAACTCTGTCAAACATGTTCTTCAACAGTCCTAATGCCATTATGATAGCATTGCTGACATGTTAATGAGGTTATATTTGTTGTTGACGTTAATTGTTGTGAGGTAATTCACTGCTATCACACCCGTCTATACTGAAACCAGATAGAACCTGCCTGGATTGCAGGGTTCAGGCATATCTCCAGATAAACTCACCCCTCGTGACCCTGCTCGTGGAGAGAAGCCACACCGAGGTTGAGAAAGGTGACAGTTGCACGTGCAGGCGCTGTCATGAGGTTGTGAATGCTGTCTCTGTGCAGTTTGTCTAAATCCTGCTCCTTTGTTAGCTGAGCTCCTCAGCTCCCACATTCCACAGGCTTTCTGTGAGAAGCAGGAGACAGCAGACAGGCTCAAGATGTGTTTGGTTTGAATCTGTGTCAAGACGTGGCTCGCAGTCAAAACAaacatgcagcacacacatgcatttacacatacagtacattcacacacacacacacacacacacacacacacacacacacacacacacacacacacacacacacacacacacacacacacacacatttacacatacaGAACATGTATCCACATccatatatacacactcacatagatAGCAAAGTACACACGTGCAGTcacatgtgcatgcacacacacacactcttaaaatGCCTGGGTAGACGGACAGCAAAGAGACACAAAGTAAAAGTTCTGTCTTTCACATCTCAATGTATTGTGGAGCACGTATGCAAACAGGCatgaaaatatgttttgttcAAATAAACGAAGCCTGATCAATTAATCAACCACTGTGATGAAAACAGAGGCTCCTCATTAAGGAATCATGTGAACTGTATTCAAATTAGCCAAACCAAACAGCCTCCACTACCCTCAAACATTAGGACCAGTCTCAAGTGAGCCACAATGTTGGCAGTCTAACaactatttgtaaaaaaaaaaaaacaagacgagaaaagacaaacaaataaacaataaaaacgACGTTTCCTTGGCAACCGGTAATTATTTGTCAGGATTTGGGTCGTGTGTCATGGCAACCAGAAGCTTCTTAAAAACAGGATATGAAAAGGCAGACCGCGTTTGATGATCATCTGCAGCCGTTTCCTTCCAGTTCTGCCTGGGGAAGGGAAAATAGCAGCACCGAAACGAGAGCTTATCAAACTCTTATCAGCCTTAAACAATCTCCTCAACAAGGTGAAACTGAAGAAGAAAGGAAAGTCATTTTGGAAGTTTTGTCTTTTCTATTTATCTTTGATGTGTCATGTCATGTGACAGCTGTGTGGGACTTCATCAGCATAGAAAGACGAGAGTCTATCGGGATAAGGGTTATTACTTCCGTCAGACTTTCTGTGACATCATTTCCTCAGAGCGGCGTATCAGTTTTAGAAGGCCAGGCGTGGTTCAGAAGAGGAGCTCATCCAGGAGCATCTGTATGTCATCAAGGTCGGGTGTGAGCACTGTAGCATTGAGCCCTGGCCCCGCCCTGCCCTGGCCCCGCCCTGCCCTGGCCCCGCCCTGCCCTGGCCCCGCCCTGCCCTGGCCCCGCCCTGCCCTGGCCCCGCCCTGCCCTGGCCCCGCCCTGCCCTGGCCTCACCCCGCCCTGCTCTCTCACAGAGTTGTCACATTTATACCCCCAGAATTGGCTGTCCATCCTTATTTATTGCACTGTAGCCAACTTCCCTGCAAGGCTTGTCTAGAATGTGTTACCTGAGTGAGACAGAGGACTAATCTTTCACCTGTGATGGCTCAGGCCTGTGATGTTCAAGtagctctgggtgtgtgtgtttgtatgtaggtacgcgtgtgtgtgtgcagtccccaGGATGACAGAGCTCTccgttgtgtgtggatgtgtgtgtgcatgtgtgcgtgtgtctgtgtgtgtgtgtgcgtgtgtctgtctgtgtgtgtgcgtgtgtatgtctgtgtgtgtgtgtgcgtgtgtctgtctgtgtgtgtgtgtgtgtgtgtgcaccctgtCTGTGTGGACGCTAAAGTGATgccctgcagacacaccagGACAGCGGGTCACCGTGCTGACAGACACCTGCTTGGGGCAGGAGGATCACCTGTCCACCCTCAGCTGTagaggtgtggtggggggctTCTAGAACAGCCCACTGCCTTATCATGTTAGAAAGGTGTTCTAGAACACCACAAGGCCTTGTCAAGGTAGGGAGGTGTTTGAGCACACCATGCGGCCTCACCATGGTGCTGTAAAGAGGCCTTCAGGAGACACAGGGGTGATGCGTTAAAGAACATTAGCTGCTGTACTCCTGcctctatttaaaaaaaaatgcccTTCCTGTCAGAAACCCAcaacaggaaggaggaagtcCTGATTTAGAAGTCAGCAGGTTTGTAACTTAACCTGACTCaaattctcattctcaaaaacACGTGGTGTTGGTTGCTGGGACACCCTTTAGGTCATACATCCAGTCATCTCTGAGATACCTGTTACTACTAATCTAGAGCAGTATCAATTACAGCCTTTCATGACTTCCAATTTGTGAGGATAAGTATCATCAGAGCCAGCTGTGTTGATATTTACCCTCGTCCTGCCTGTTAGTAGCATCtatattacatgactttgttgaCTGTGATGAATGATGCAACAGAAGAACTTAATCATTTACAACACAGGCTAGAACATCTGAATGAGTCTGTCTGCTGGCTTTAAAGTCTGCTTCCTCCACCTCATATCTAAAAGTACAATCCTGCCTTTGTTCCATGGTCTGTGTGAATTATGCTTCATACAGTCAATaaatcccctctcccctccctggccccagaCATGTCACACACATGAGCACGGAAACGAAAGGTTCGCTTTTCTCCAGAAACCCAAAGACCTCGACATGCATCAAACTCAGGCTGAGGGCTGTCACATGTATGTTGACCCCATTTTGGTCGATGCACCCCTTCTAACACTATCTTGATTGTTCTAGGTCTCCTACTGGGCAGCAAAAGCCTGCAAATGTAAAGCTATCTGTTCAGAATCAGGATGTGTGGCTGTGATGCAAGCACATGCTGTTTTATTTAATGTGGTGTTTGGGTCTATACCAAGACCTGGGGAAGATATACCACTGGTAGAACTCTGACTATATACTGTATCCTGGCTATACATATATTCGTCggaacacatacaaacagagaACTATTATAGTACCTAGTTGGAGACCCATTTGTCATTTTTAAGAACTGAATGGGTCTCACCTCACTGTGGATTTGGCAGGCTTCAAGTCATAACACGCCAAGCACTAAGTCTTTAGTCGGTAGTTAATTCTCACCATGTAAAGGCTCTGGTCTGGGCAAAGAAGGCTTTCACAAAATAGACTGTATCCCTGCTTTGGCCATAGCAACGAAAGGTCAGTTCATTTAATCATTTTCGCGCCCATTTGGAGGATTTGACTCTCCTGGCTGTGGTGGAGACACATCAGGTTGGCCGTAAGGTTGGCCATATTTCTGTACCACACTCTCTGGGGAAGACAGATACTTGTGTATCTCAGGTCATGCCGCCATGGTAACGAAAACTCATACATTCAAGGATGACATCAGACTCATGTATCAGAGGCTGGAGTTTTGATAGTCTGAAAGGCGTTTTGTTGTGATTGTGCGAACCATGCCTTCAGGGATCAGTCAGCTGTGGAGGTCCTTCCTTCGTATCCAGAACTCCCTCCCAAACTCGACTTCCCGTCGGTCTTAGTAATGCACGCTTCCTCCCTGGCAGGCAAGGCAGCCTCTGGAGAACCAGGATTATTTGGTTTTGATTAGGGATTAGAAATTCTCCGTGAGGGAGAACTCACTGGCGGACCGTGAAGAGgagaaatcacacacacatgctgcatgGCCCACGTGGACCAGGCCCAGAAACCTCCACCACAGAAACCCTCTGTGTAAAAAGCCCGTCCACCACTTTTAACAGAGCACAGTGATTTTCTTTTGAAAGTCTCATGGTTGGTTTCAAACTCGGCCAAAACTGTATTTAAACCTCGGACACTGTAAGTAATCATCAACCTAAGCTTTGAACGGTTACATTTTGATCCCGTATGCACCAC encodes the following:
- the crip1 gene encoding cysteine-rich protein 1, translating into MPKCPKCEKEVYFAERVTSLGKDWHRPCLKCEKCSKTLAAGSHAQHEGKPYCNKPCYAALFGPKGFGHGGTESHTFN